One segment of Drosophila mauritiana strain mau12 chromosome 3R, ASM438214v1, whole genome shotgun sequence DNA contains the following:
- the LOC117142412 gene encoding uncharacterized protein LOC117142412 isoform X1: protein MTIAFVTAGPDTSPTRDYAEGYKPNSPSPEPPIQINSSVSNPASVRQINKQLNVACSVFFLYVYGGMDFAHSAGWNQTLNTTATQVFKCSWFIGVLAGAALASLTMTFLPKLPFYVLGGLMQLTGSIIFTCKPFDYGCLLAARYVAGAVPFLIHSAEVATDNQRGVSGSMEQCGLALGIAIQVIYDTQWVDDKEASVNQVHGIIGIVFSIIGLGMTALSIESPIYYLRIKQKEKARKCHEKLLGSFNHSVDQEFEEIQLYVAESQKRTFCQELWISVVPFIKLLLYRGFVAFSFSLPLSASLIKSALLTEGFISCWPVTLWGLVRLLGALVAQGSMDKLGRKLISLVGLLCMAILMLCMAASYANPANALMTYYMYQVWRLGVAFQAFAGLFVCSSSVYLGEAFPIKVKPFFVGYIIGFEQTIHIINIVGYNKGYENFFYHYYLSVGIILLVGVVFFGIVIPETRKTTLREATKRFQRLQNIRLNPCNKYKQINLQLI, encoded by the exons ATGACTATCGCATTCGTTACGGCTGGTCCGGATACTTCTCCCACCAGGGACTATGCTGAAGGATACAAACCAAATTCACCTTCTCCGGAGCCTCCGATCCAAATAAATTCATCCGTCAGCAATCCAGCATCCGTAAGGCAAATCAACAAGCAACTTAACGTGGCATGTTCAG TGTTTTTTCTGTATGTCTACGGCGGCATGGACTTTGCCCACAGTGCAGGTTGGAACCAGACATTAAACACCACGGCCACGCAAGTTTTTAAATGCAGTTGGTTCATTGGAGTTCTGGCTGGAGCAGCCTTGGCCTCCTTAACCATGACCTTCCTACCAAAGTTGCCTTTTTAT GTTCTTGGCGGTCTAATGCAATTGACTGGGTCAATTATATTCACGTGTAAACCCTTTGATTACGGATGTCTTCTGGCTGCTCGTTACGTGGCCGGAGCAGTACCGTTTCTTATCCATAGTGCCGAAGTGGCGACGGACAACCAACGCGGGGTTAGCGGATCAATGGAGCAGTGTGGTCTGGCCTTGGGCATTGCCATCCAG GTTATCTATGACACTCAATGGGTGGATGACAAGGAAGCATCTGTTAACCAGGTTCATGGCATAATAGGAATTGTGTTCTCTATTATTGGTCTTGGAATGACAGCCCTCTCGATTGAGTCGCCCATTTACTATTTGCGAATCAAACAGAAGGAGAAGGCTCGCAAATGCCACGAGAAACTATTGGGAAGCTTTAACCACTCAGTGGATCAGGAATTTGAGGAGATTCAGCTTTATGTAGCGGAGAGCCAGAAGAGGACGTTTTGTCAGGAGCTATGGATCTCAGTGGTGCCCTTTATAAAACTGCTGCTTTACCGTGGATTCGTCGCCTTCTCATTTTCCCTGCCCCTCTCCGCATCCCTTATCAAGAGTGCTCTCCTGACCGAAGGATTCATTTCCTGTTGGCCAGTGACTCTGTGGGGATTGGTGCGTTTGCTAGGAGCCCTAGTAGCTCAAGGATCTATGGACAAGTTGGGGCGCAAGCTAATCTCACTCGTGGGTCTACTTTGCATGGCCATCCTGATGCTTTGCATGGCTGCCTCGTATGCAAATCCGGCTAATGCACTAATGACCTACTACATGTACCAGGTTTGGAGACTGGGAGTGGCTTTTCAGGCATTCGCAGGACTCTTCGTTTGCAGCTCATCCGTCTATCTGGGCGAGGCGTTTCCCATAAAAGTTAAGCCCTTCTTTGTGGGATACATTATAGGTTTCGAGCAAACGATCCACATCATTAATATTGTCGGATACAACAAGGGTTACGAGAATTTCTTTTACCATTACTATCTGTCAGTGGGTATCATTCTCCTTGTTGGAGTGGTTTTCTTTGGGATCGTTATCCCAGAAACAAGGAAAACAACACTACGGGAAGCTACCAAGCGATTCCAGCGATTGCAGAACATACGATTAAACCCCTGtaataaatacaaacaaattaatttacaattaaTTTGA
- the LOC117142414 gene encoding uncharacterized protein LOC117142414, protein MPESSSWSRTYLNWKRVLFLSMKCVYLMMVVKFSQRCLEMAFKSQLAQMQTELRGSR, encoded by the exons ATGCCAGAATCTTCGTCCTGGAGTCGCACCTACCTCAACTGGAAGCGGGTGCTGTTCCTCTCGATGAAGTGCGTATACTTAATGATGGTTGTGAAGTTTAGCCAGAGGTGCCTGGAGATGGCCTTTAAGAGCCAGTTGGCCCAGATGCAGACG GAGCTGCGAGGAAGCCGATGA
- the LOC117142412 gene encoding uncharacterized protein LOC117142412 isoform X2 — MFSAGWNQTLNTTATQVFKCSWFIGVLAGAALASLTMTFLPKLPFYVLGGLMQLTGSIIFTCKPFDYGCLLAARYVAGAVPFLIHSAEVATDNQRGVSGSMEQCGLALGIAIQVIYDTQWVDDKEASVNQVHGIIGIVFSIIGLGMTALSIESPIYYLRIKQKEKARKCHEKLLGSFNHSVDQEFEEIQLYVAESQKRTFCQELWISVVPFIKLLLYRGFVAFSFSLPLSASLIKSALLTEGFISCWPVTLWGLVRLLGALVAQGSMDKLGRKLISLVGLLCMAILMLCMAASYANPANALMTYYMYQVWRLGVAFQAFAGLFVCSSSVYLGEAFPIKVKPFFVGYIIGFEQTIHIINIVGYNKGYENFFYHYYLSVGIILLVGVVFFGIVIPETRKTTLREATKRFQRLQNIRLNPCNKYKQINLQLI, encoded by the exons ATGTTCAG TGCAGGTTGGAACCAGACATTAAACACCACGGCCACGCAAGTTTTTAAATGCAGTTGGTTCATTGGAGTTCTGGCTGGAGCAGCCTTGGCCTCCTTAACCATGACCTTCCTACCAAAGTTGCCTTTTTAT GTTCTTGGCGGTCTAATGCAATTGACTGGGTCAATTATATTCACGTGTAAACCCTTTGATTACGGATGTCTTCTGGCTGCTCGTTACGTGGCCGGAGCAGTACCGTTTCTTATCCATAGTGCCGAAGTGGCGACGGACAACCAACGCGGGGTTAGCGGATCAATGGAGCAGTGTGGTCTGGCCTTGGGCATTGCCATCCAG GTTATCTATGACACTCAATGGGTGGATGACAAGGAAGCATCTGTTAACCAGGTTCATGGCATAATAGGAATTGTGTTCTCTATTATTGGTCTTGGAATGACAGCCCTCTCGATTGAGTCGCCCATTTACTATTTGCGAATCAAACAGAAGGAGAAGGCTCGCAAATGCCACGAGAAACTATTGGGAAGCTTTAACCACTCAGTGGATCAGGAATTTGAGGAGATTCAGCTTTATGTAGCGGAGAGCCAGAAGAGGACGTTTTGTCAGGAGCTATGGATCTCAGTGGTGCCCTTTATAAAACTGCTGCTTTACCGTGGATTCGTCGCCTTCTCATTTTCCCTGCCCCTCTCCGCATCCCTTATCAAGAGTGCTCTCCTGACCGAAGGATTCATTTCCTGTTGGCCAGTGACTCTGTGGGGATTGGTGCGTTTGCTAGGAGCCCTAGTAGCTCAAGGATCTATGGACAAGTTGGGGCGCAAGCTAATCTCACTCGTGGGTCTACTTTGCATGGCCATCCTGATGCTTTGCATGGCTGCCTCGTATGCAAATCCGGCTAATGCACTAATGACCTACTACATGTACCAGGTTTGGAGACTGGGAGTGGCTTTTCAGGCATTCGCAGGACTCTTCGTTTGCAGCTCATCCGTCTATCTGGGCGAGGCGTTTCCCATAAAAGTTAAGCCCTTCTTTGTGGGATACATTATAGGTTTCGAGCAAACGATCCACATCATTAATATTGTCGGATACAACAAGGGTTACGAGAATTTCTTTTACCATTACTATCTGTCAGTGGGTATCATTCTCCTTGTTGGAGTGGTTTTCTTTGGGATCGTTATCCCAGAAACAAGGAAAACAACACTACGGGAAGCTACCAAGCGATTCCAGCGATTGCAGAACATACGATTAAACCCCTGtaataaatacaaacaaattaatttacaattaaTTTGA
- the LOC117142411 gene encoding D-xylose-proton symporter-like 1, with translation MTTTYVTAGPVPVQQTTYISTGPQQTTYITNGRQQQPPPPPPPTTVVITTQSNSRWATPSQTQSGTAATLLFVYAGMDMAQGLGWNLTAVFANTLEFQYSWFIGVIIGAVVSAITSAFLPKIVFYGLGGVMNLIDAIIFVSAPYEYESILAARYVGGVGIGLVTVPFLIHSAEIASSTNRGTCCALEQYGLALGVAIQVIYDSQWAQGLGMTINRVHGIFGIVFSAIALGSVAITIDSPIFYIRQNQEQKARASVKQLMGSYWTREAGDRAYDEAKLYVVEGSAQGVGEQLGESMMPFLKLLLFRCFVAFTFSVPLSYSILTTTELVEGTQYSWPTIIFGLLRLIGALITFAVLDTVGRKFVSLLGLMCMAGLMLGMAGVYGDYVHIFDYYFMWQVCRLGMAFQFFAGFFICSSSAYLGEAFPMRVKPFLIGLIVCLEQVIHIIVIVKFVPTAESFYTYFVAVGIIMVIGLVAFAVLMPETRGLTLRQAGERFRRVHDVMAY, from the exons ATGACGACCACATATGTCACCGCGGGTCCAGTGCCCGTCCAGCAAACCACCTACATATCCACTGGACCCCAGCAGACCACATACATTACCAATGGACGCCAGCAACAACCGCCACCGCCCCCTCCACCAACCACGGTGGTCATCACCACCCAATCGAACAGCCGCTGGGCAACCCCTTCTCAAACGCAATCCGGAACAGCAG CTACCCTTCTCTTTGTGTATGCTGGTATGGACATGGCCCAAGGTCTTGGTTGGAACTTGACTGCCGTTTTCGCCAACACCCTGGAGTTCCAGTACAGTTGGTTTATTGGCGTTATAATCGGAGCTGTGGTGTCCGCCATTACATCAGCATTTCTGCCCAAAATAGTATTTTAT GGTCTGGGTGGTGTGATGAACCTAATTGACGCCATTATCTTTGTGAGTGCTCCATATGAGTACGAGTCGATCCTGGCCGCCCGATATGTCGGAGGAGTGGGCATAGGGTTAGTCACTGTGCCATTCCTAATCCACAGCGCAGAGATCGCTTCGAGTACCAACAGAGGAACCTGCTGTGCATTGGAGCAATATGGTCTGGCATTGGGAGTGGCCATTCAAGTAATCTACGACTCACAGTGGGCTCAGGGATTGGGCATGACCATCAACCGAGTGCACGGAATCTTTGGAATCGTTTTTTCGGCCATTGCGTTGGGAAGTGTAGCCATCACGATCGACTCGCCGATCTTCTATATTCGCCAGAACCAGGAGCAGAAGGCACGTGCCAGTGTGAAACAGCTAATGGGATCCTATTGGACTCGAGAGGCTGGAGATCGAGCCTACGACGAGGCCAAGCTATACGTAGTGGAGGGCAGCGCCCAGGGAGTAGGGGAGCAGCTGGGAGAGTCCATGATGCCCTTCCTTAAACTGCTTCTTTTTCGCTGCTTCGTTGCTTTCACCTTCTCGGTGCCACTATCGTACTCAATACTGACCACCACGGAACTGGTGGAGGGCACCCAGTACTCCTGGCCCACGATTATATTTGGACTTTTACGCCTGATCGGTGCCCTGATCACCTTCGCCGTTCTGGACACAGTGGGCCGGAAATTTGTCTCACTGCTTGGACTCATGTGCATGGCTGGATTAATGCTGGGCATGGCCGGAGTCTACGGGGACTACGTGCACATTTTCGACTATTACTTTATGTGGCAGGTGTGCCGTCTGGGCATGGCATTCCAGTTCTTCGCCGGTTTCTTCATCTGCAGCTCATCCGCTTATCTGGGCGAGGCTTTTCCGATGAGAGTGAAACCCTTCTTGATTGGCCTGATCGTGTGTCTAGAGCAGGTGATCCACATCATTGTGATCGTCAAGTTTGTTCCCACCGCCGAGTCCTTTTACACGTACTTTGTCGCTGTCGGAATTATTATGGTAATAGGCCTCGTGGCTTTTGCCGTTCTAATGCCAGAGACCCGAGGATTGACGCTAAGACAGGCAGGCGAACGCTTCCGCCGGGTGCACGATGTCATGGCCTACTAG
- the LOC117142413 gene encoding probable polyol transporter 6 — translation MSGMQTTTVDPVPSPPQETIIIATAAPPPEPRKPAVTTNNRGYFTRINKQNYASYTVFFLFIYGGMDLAASLGWSQPYSVLLFTEYSYCWFVGVIIGALAATLTMTFLPKLVYYVFGALMQLTGSIIFTAAPADYSACLAARYLAGLGIGLITVPFLIHNAEVASSNLRGVNGGMEQCGLALGICFQVIFTTEWTSLIDSNPNEIHGILGIIVSLFGLAMTALVVESPIFFLRRNMENRAKQSQEKLLSHNPGGVNAALKEARRYVAESDNRTLGEELVASVMPFLKMLLFRCFVAFSFSLPLTMSIISSTAVAEKGLSLWPIYLFGVLRGIGVMVAFLFLDTLGRKAVSLVGLLVMAGLMLWLAGLYANVTNLISFNLMTSASNIGLAFQVFAGLFVCSSSAYMGEAFPMRVKSFLVGVIVIIEQVVHIVVIACVSSVPSQDFFFQYFLAVGIIMLVGMIFFTVSLPETKKMTLRKAGQRFQKWYDLQMY, via the exons ATGAGTGGTATGCAAACCACAACTGTGGACCCAGTACCCAGCCCCCCACAGGAAACCATCATCATTGCCACCGCCGCACCACCACCTGAGCCCAGAAAACCGGCTGTGACCACTAATAACAGAGGATACTTTACCCGCATCAATAAACAGAATTATGCGTCCTATACAG TTTTCTTCCTATTCATCTATGGTGGCATGGACCTGGCAGCCAGCTTGGGCTGGAGTCAACCCTACAGCGTCCTCCTGTTTACGGAGTACTCGTACTGTTGGTTTGTAGGTGTCATCATTGGAGCACTGGCCGCCACTCTCACCATGACCTTTTTGCCCAAGCTGGTCTACTAT gTTTTTGGTGCTCTGATGCAGCTAACTGGATCCATTATATTTACGGCTGCACCTGCAGACTATTCGGCCTGCCTGGCCGCCCGCTATTTGGCCGGGTTAGGGATTGGCCTCATTACGGTGCCCTTCCTCATTCACAACGCTGAGGTGGCATCTAGCAACTTACGAGGAGTCAACGGCGGAATGGAGCAGTGCGGTCTAGCCCTCGGAATTTGCTTTCAAGTGATTTTTACTACGGAGTGGACTTCATTAATTGACTCAAACCCAAACGAGATCCATGGCATCCTAGGGATCATAGTCTCATTGTTTGGCTTGGCGATGACTGCACTGGTGGTAGAGTCGCCAATCTTCTTTCTACGTCGAAATATGGAGAACAGGGCAAAGCAGAGCCAGGAGAAACTTTTGAGCCATAATCCCGGTGGCGTTAATGCAGCTCTCAAGGAGGCCAGAAGGTACGTGGCGGAAAGCGACAACCGGACGCTGGGCGAGGAGCTGGTGGCCTCGGTGATGCCCTTCTTGAAAATGCTGCTCTTCCGCTGCTTCGTGGCATTCTCCTTCTCACTGCCATTGACCATGTCGATCATCTCGAGCACCGCAGTAGCGGAGAAGGGCCTCAGTCTTTGGCCAATCTACCTATTTGGCGTTCTTCGTGGGATTGGAGTCATGGTGGCTTTCTTATTCCTGGACACTTTGGGTCGCAAGGCGGTGTCCTTGGTGGGTCTGCTCGTTATGGCTGGACTAATGCTCTGGCTGGCGGGTCTATATGCCAACGTGACCAACTTAATTAGCTTTAACTTAATGACCTCAGCCAGCAATATCGGATTGGCTTTCCAGGTATTCGCCGGACTCTTCGTGTGCAGCTCATCCGCATACATGGGCGAGGCTTTTCCCATGCGGGTCAAGTCGTTCCTGGTCGGAGTGATTGTCATCATTGAGCAGGTCGTCCATATCGTGGTAATTGCCTGCGTAAGCTCTGTGCCCAGCCAGGACTTCTTCTTCCAGTATTTTTTGGCCGTTGGCATTATCATGCTGGTGGGCATGATCTTCTTTACCGTGTCTCTGCCGGAGACAAAGAAGATGACGCTGAGGAAGGCTGGCCAACGTTTTCAGAAGTGGTACGACCTACAGATGTACTAG
- the LOC117142410 gene encoding extracellular sulfatase SULF-1 homolog has protein sequence MMRHSSLRLIIGGLILLLFVLHVFSKEQGYHSHKRSHSAKRFSRDSNSARERRPNIILILTDDQDVELGSLNFMPRTLRLLRDGGAEFRHAYTTTPMCCPARSSLLTGMYVHNHMVFTNNDNCSSPQWQATHETRSYATYLSNAGYRTGYFGKYLNKYNGSYIPPGWREWGGLIMNSKYYNYSINLNGQKIKHGFDYAKDYYPDLIANDSIAFLRSSKQQNQRKPVLLTMSFPAPHGPEDSAPQYSHLFFNVTTHHTPSYDHAPNPDKQWILRVTEPMQPVHKRFTNLLMTKRLQTLQSVDVAVERVYNELKELGELDNTYIVYTSDHGYHLGQFGLIKGKSFPFEFDVRVPFLIRGPGIQASKVVNEIVLNVDLAPTFLDMGGVPTPQHMDGRSILPLLLSRNRAVRDNWPDSFLIESSGRRETAEQIAESRARLQIERRNMKLVNSSLLEDFLEGAGESTTIVSSSSTAATLMSSTAQQPEDGEEEVDTDNEEDDVDGDGAMDSSAAALEEDDLDDAAFEEGDEELDQEFQQNNDLPLAPYITKMMRLNSECSDPALLKNCLPGQKWKCVNEEGRWRKHKCKFHLQLEHQLAAMPRKQYQRNCACFTPDGVVYTKIRAPSAGLHRVNKRTHHGPGRRRNKREVFHTELPDEMEELLDLHQVVDQLVDHTHRSKRDLPASSNETIAQVIQQIQSTLEILELKFNEHELHASNSSGNSYERGEKYPKSGGHRCFVDATTAKVNCSNVIYDDEKTWRTSRTQIDMLIKLLKDKIGKLKEMKKQLRESNKQALAAGRRNDNRRRNDPNVLDSGAGPEFNMSYFTEISSTPRSTVVGQKEVFRGYEGANVFDSSEPTQSHRFTPRAECYCEPDVGENHADSKEMAREARRKLKEERQRKKERKRIKKARLEKECLSEKMNCFSHDNQHWRTAPLWNDSPFCFCMNANNNTYSCLRTINGTHNFLYCEFTTGLITFYNLTIDRFETINRAAGLTPGERSHMHDALDQLKGCRGRSCSIRRHQNHLDGGSSAPLLPINQVHRSNKRKHSLLAGAVGNYAFVGPRLDMEGLPPIKRRKLSKYNRLTGSQQSHMKRRPWKQTPLQQSPRFLRTHSVTPAQA, from the exons ATGATGCGGCACTCCAGTTTACGCCTTATAATTGGCGGCCTGATACTCCTCCTCTTCGTGCTTCATGTCTTCAGCAAGGAACAGGGATATCATTCCCACAAACGCAGCCATTCGGCGAAGAGATTCTCGCGGGACTCGAACTCCGCACGTGAGCGACGCCCAAACATAATCCTCATTCTGACCGATGACCAGGATGTGGAGCTGGGCTCCCTAAACTTCATGCCGCGCACGCTGCGGCTTCTTAGAGATGGAGGAGCCGAATTCCGACACGCCTATACCACCACACCCATGTGCTGTCCGGCGAGATCCTCCCTGCTGACTGGGATGTACGTCCACAACCACATGGTGTTTACCAACAATGACAACTGCTCCAGCCCTCAGTGGCAGGCCACTCATGAGACGCGATCCTATGCCACATACCTTTCAAATGCAGGCTATCGCACCGGCTATTTTGGGAAGTATCTAAACAAGTACAATGGATCCTATATCCCACCAGGTTGGCGGGAGTGGGGAGGACTGATCATGAACTCCAAGTACTACAACTACAGCATCAACCTGAATGGACAAAAAATCAAGCACGGATTCGACTACGCTAAGGACTACTATCCGGATCTGATAGCCAATGACTCGATTGCCTTCCTCCGCTCCTCAAAGCAACAAAACCAGCGGAAGCCTGTGCTGCTCACCATGAGTTTTCCTGCACCACATGGCCCCGAGGATTCGGCTCCTCAGTATAGTCATCTCTTCTTTAATGTGACAACCCATCA CACTCCATCGTATGATCACGCCCCAAATCCAGACAAGCAATGGATCCTGAGGGTCACGGAACCCATGCAGCCTGTTCACAAAAGGTTTACCAACCTTCTCATGACGAAGCGCTTGCAAACGCTCCAAAGTGTTGACGTTGCCGTGGAGCGGGTTTATAACGAGCTAAAAGAACTAGGAGAGCTCGACAACACGTATATAGTATACACTTCCGATCATGGTTATCATCTGGGTCAGTTTGGACTTATTAAGGGaaaaagttttccctttgAGTTCGATGTCCGAGTGCCGTTCCTTATCCGTGGTCCAGGGATTCAGGCCTCCAAGGT GGTCAATGAGATTGTTTTGAATGTGGATCTGGCCCCCACTTTCCTGGACATGGGTGGTGTGCCAACGCCTCAGCACATGGATGGGCGCAGCATACTGCCACTGCTTCTGAGCAGAAATCGCGCTGTGCGAGACAACTGGCCAGATAGCTTCCTCATTGAAAGTTCCGGCAGGAGGGAGACAGCTGAGCAGATAGCCGAATCTCGGGCCCGCCTTCAAATAGAAAGGCGAAACATGAAACTGGTCAACAGTTCGCTGCTTGAAGATTTCCTTGAAGGAGCAGGCGAAAGTACCACCATTGTTTCGAGCAGCAGCACCGCTGCCACATTGATGAGCTCAACCGCTCAGCAGCCGGAGGATGGGGAAGAGGAAGTGGATACGGACAACGAAGAGGATGATGTAGACGGTGATGGTGCCATGGACAgctcagcagcagcactaGAAGAAGATGACCTCGACGATGCCGCCTTCGAGGAGGGTGATGAAGAGCTTGATCAAGAGTTTCAACAAAACAACGATCTTCCATTGGCTCCCTATATAACCAAGATGATGCGCCTTAACTCGGAGTGCTCTGATCCGGCGCTACTCAAAAACTGTCTACCTGGGCAAAAATGGAAGTGCGTCAATGAGGAGGGACGTTGGCGGAAGCACAAGTGCAAATTCCAT CTCCAGTTAGAGCATCAGTTGGCTGCGATGCCCCGGAAGCAATATCAACGTAATTGTGCCTGTTTCACTCCCGACGGAGTAGTCTATACCAAGATTCGAGCCCCATCTGCTGGATTGCATCGCGTCAACAAGCGCACTCATCACGGCCCAGGAAGGCGTCGAAACAAGCGGGAGGTGTTCCACACAGAGTTACCTGACGAGATGGAGGAGCTGTTGGATCTCCATCAGGTGGTAGATCAACTTGTTGATCATACGCATCGCAGCAAGCGTGATTTGCCCGCAAGCAGCAACGAAACTATTGCCCAGGTCATCCAGCAGATACAAAGCACGCTGGAGATCTTGGAGCTTAAATTCAACGAGCACGAGCTACACGCATCCAACTCTAGTGGCAACTCATATGAGCGGGGAGAAAAGTACCCAAAATCTGGTGGACACCGGTGCTTCGTGGATGCGACCACGGCTAAAGTAAACTGCTCAAATGTGATATACGACGACGAAAAGACGTGGCGTACTTCACGGACTCAAATTGATATGCTGATCAAGCTTCTAAAGGACAAGATTGGCAAGCTAAAGGAGATGAAGAAGCAGTTGAGGGAAAGCAATAAACAGGCCTTGGCGGCTGGCAGAAGAAATGATAACCGACGGCGTAATGATCCCAATGTGTTGGATAGCGGAGCCGGACCAGAATTCAACATGAGCTACTTTACTGAGATCAGCAGCACGCCAAGATCAACCGTCGTAGGTCAAAAGGAAGTATTCCGAGGATATGAAGGTGCAAACGTATTCGATTCATCGGAGCCAACGCAGTCGCATCGGTTTACACCGCGAGCAGAATGCTATTGCGAACCAGATGTAGGCGAGAA CCATGCAGACTCTAAGGAAATGGCGCGTGAGGCACGCCGGAAGCTTAAAGAGGAGCGACAGCGCAAGAAGGAAAGGAAGCGCATTAAGAAGGCTCGCCTGGAAAAAGAGTGTCTGTCCGAGAAGATGAACTGCTTCTCGCACGACAATCAGCACTGGCGAACGGCTCCCCTCTGGAACGACAGTCCATTTTGCTTCTGTATGAACGCCAATAACAACACCTACTCCTGCCTAAGGACCATTAATGGCACACACAACTTTTTGTACTGCGAGTTTACCACAGGCCTTATCACCTTCTATAACCTGACCATTG ATCGCTTTGAAACGATAAACCGTGCAGCAGGTTTAACGCCTGGAGAGAGATCCCACATGCACGATGCTTTAGATCAGTTGAAGGGCTGTCGAGGACGCAGTTGCAGCATCCGGCGACACCAAAATCACCTGGACGGCGGATCCAGTGCTCCACTACTGCCCATCAATCAAGTGCACCGCAGCAACAAACGAAAGCACT CTCTTCTCGCGGGTGCAGTTGGCAACTATGCCTTCGTAGGCCCACGACTGGATATGGAGGGACTGCCTCCGATAAAGCGGCGAAAGCTGTCCAAATACAACAG ATTGACTGGCTCGCAGCAGTCGCACATGAAGCGGCGTCCCTGGAAGCAGACGCCACTTCAGCAGTCCCCCAGATTCTTGCGCACGCATTCTGTGACACCAGCCCAGGCCTAA
- the LOC117145154 gene encoding zinc transporter ZIP1, protein MNQTQVNNFLKCFLQIDEPSNRWTSRHDGEDHDDNDHDHDHDHDEDDESGVLVAKVTAMVVLFCASAICGSIPFLLNRCYRWTENQTNARSAIVVKCLLYFGGGVLLATTFLHLLPEVQEVVEELQECEIIGELTFPLAELLMCCGFFLMYFIEEAMHTYVHHHQKDEAGAAFERGHSIRNSHLLKPTEGNVTTPTAPPAPLAGTAELGTLSVQNLLQNDLEQQKFATKPQQQANGHGHSHGHGHGHSHLPVIADDADAEDMLASSLRGLFIVSALSLHELFEGMAIGLEGSASSVWFMFGAVSAHKLVLAFCVGVELIVARTRMLLAVLYVLTFAVVSPLGIGIGILINHGQETSGPSLVSAILQGFACGTLIYVVFFEILSKNRSGLRAYLALFVGFLVMFGLQQLTSGGHSHSHSHSSCSSSDTHNHNHQETETETRSASGHTHGHEHDHDHPHHHNHAEELATVHNYEQQLQLLRQVTQKLLEAHPKKDV, encoded by the exons atgAATCAAACGCAAGTGAATAATTTCCTCAAGTGCTTCCTGCAAATCGATGAGCCGTCCAACCGTTGGACATCACGTCACGACGGGGAGGATCACGATGATAACGACCATGATCATGATCATGATCATGACGAGGACGACGAGAGTGGCGTTCTGGTTGCCAAGGTCACAGCCATGGTTGTGCTATTTTGCGCCAGCGCGATCTGCGGATCCATTCCCTTCTTGCTCAACCGTTGCTATCGCTGGACGGAAAACCAGACGAATGCACGATCCGCCATTGTGGTCAAGTGCCTGTTGTACTTTGGAGGCGGCGTCCTGCTGGCCACGACCTTTCTCCATCTCTTGCCCGAAGTTCAGGAGGTCGTCGAAGAGCTGCAGGAGTGCGAGATCATCGGGGAGCTCACTTTTCCGCTGGCCGAGCTGCTCATGTGCTGTGGCTTCTTCCTCATGTACTTCATCGAGGAGGCCATGCACACGTATGTCCATCATCATCAGAAGGATGAGGCTGGCGCCGCCTTCGAGCGTGGTCACAGCATCCGAAACAGCCACCTGCTGAAACCCACCGAAGGCAACGTTACCACACCCACTGCCCCACCGGCGCCTTTGGCTGGCACCGCTGAACTTGGAACACTATCGGTGCAGAATCTCCTGCAGAACGATCTAGAGCAGCAAAAGTTTGCTACCAAGCCACAGCAACAAGCTAATGGACACGGACACAGCCACGggcatggacatggacatAGCCATCTACCAGTAATCGCAGACGATGCCGATGCGGAGGACATGTTGGCTTCATCTCTGCGAGGACTCTTCATCGTTTCCGCTCTGTCGCTGCACGAACTCTTTGAGGGCATGGCCATTGGCCTGGAGGGTTCCGCCAGTTCGGTGTGGTTTATGTTCGGCGCCGTTTCCGCACACAAATTGGTCCTGGCCTTCTGCGTGGGCGTCGAGCTGATCGTGGCCAGGACCCGGATGTTACTGGCCGTTCTCTATGTGCTGACCTTTGCGGTGGTTAGCCCGCTGGGCATCGGAATCGGGATTTTGATAAATCACGGCCAGGAGACATCCGGACCCAGTCTGGTCTCCGCCATTCTGCAGGGATTCGCCTGTGGCACGCTCATATACGTGGTGTTCTTCGAGATACTCTCGAAAAATCGATCTGGTCTGCGCGCCTATTTGGCCCTCTTCGTCGGCTTCCTTGTCATGTTTGGCCTGCAGCAGCTGA CTTCCGGCGGACATAGTCATAGCCACAGCCACAGCAGTTGCTCCTCGTCGGACACACACAACCACAACCACCAAGAGACTGAGACTGAGACCAGGTCGGCATCGGGCCACACCCATGGCCACGAGCACGACCATGATCATCCACACCACCACAACCACGCTGAGGAGCTGGCCACGGTTCACAACTATgaacagcagctgcagctcctgCGGCAGGTGACCCAAAAACTGCTGGAAGCACACCCCAAGAAGGACGTCTAG